Proteins encoded within one genomic window of Eurosta solidaginis isolate ZX-2024a chromosome 1, ASM4086904v1, whole genome shotgun sequence:
- the AGO3 gene encoding protein argonaute-3, producing MAARGRGLLFAFKADKDSTDGESSSAKDSGLGSKSLNSGGEYRRIGRGKLLDDLVSSCSNMTLEGRSSEDQSNITSTTDSNKTSLFGGRGRASVFKNLLLGEEPTPLPELHTKPIIVQKPASLPAAAVAAVAAVTAAQASQEQQLEHFREEAAPTDIYNPENKHGCKGNPVRLACNYIRIASDPEKGVYVYEVRFYPPVDSLSLRMKYLNEHRDKFGGTKTFDGVTLYLPILLKDKLTTYISKSVADNFDIEIRILFKRKEALKNCIHLYNVLFDRVMKTLNYVRFDRKQFDPTAPKIIPQAKLEVWPGYVTAIDEYEGGLMLCCDVSHRLLCQKTVLETLVEIYRSNPKLFQENAKKYLLGSVVITRYNNRTYRIDDICFEKNPKATFQTKQAELSYIDYYRTSHNILIKDETQPLLISIKKQKTADKQAADDLVVCLIPELCYLTGLRDDIRSDYKLMREIATFTRVSPNQRLHALEKFFINLKKCPEAQNILESWGLTVKNSHESLNGRQFEEEQILFAKKQFSAGINADFSKYVCNNEVLEVVHLTNWILIHCKQDTRCAKNFYEHVDRNSRPLGIRVDKPRMITLENDRVDTFVKALRTNIDGQSQIVVCISPTNRDDRYAAIKKVCCAEIPIPSQVINSRTLMNEAKNRSIVQKIMLQMNCKLGGSLWAVKIPFKNVMICGIDSYHDAAQKGNSVAAFVASLNSNYTKWYSKAVIQGKREEIVNGLCSSFTAAVTRFHRENGKFPDNIIIYRDGVGDGQLPLCSGHEIPQLEAACKRAFSDYIVKITFIVVQKRINTRYFSTNGSGVDNPPPGTVVDQCITRAKMYDFFLVSQTVRQGTVTPSHYIVLRDDAKYSPDIIQRLTYKLCFMYYNWPGTIRIPACCQYAHKMAYLIGQSIRRATSEELSDRLFYL from the coding sequence ATGGCAGCACGAGGACGCGGACTTCTTTTCGCATTTAAAGCAGATAAAGATTCCACTGATGGCGAATCGTCATCTGCTAAAGACAGTGGCTTAGGCAGCAAAAGTCTGAACTCTGGCGGCGAATATCGTAGAATTGGACGTGGTAAGCTCTTAGACGATTTGGTATCATCATGCTCCAACATGACACTTGAGGGACGTTCATCCGAAGATCAAAGTAATATAACTTCGACAACTGATTCGAACAAAACTTCCTTGTTTGGTGGTCGAGGGCGCGCCAGTGtgttcaaaaatttattattgGGTGAAGAACCGACACCGCTACCTGAATTGCATACCAAACCAATTATTGTACAAAAACCGGCATCACTGCCAGCAGCTGCCGTAGCAGCAGTAGCGGCAGTGACTGCAGCACAAGCCTCACAAGAACAACAATTGGAACATTTTCGAGAAGAGGCAGCGCCAACTGATATCTATAATCCGGAAAATAAACATGGATGTAAAGGAAATCCGGTGCGTTTGGCTTGCAACTACATACGTATAGCATCAGATCCCGAGAAAGGTGTATACGTGTATGAAGTGCGTTTCTATCCCCCTGTAGATTCGCTTAGCTTACGTATGAAATATCTAAATGAGCATCGTGATAAGTTTGGTGGTACAAAAACATTTGATGGTGTAACCCTTTATTTGCCTATTTTATTGAAAGATAAGCTAACAACATATATATCAAAAAGTGTAGCAGATAACTTTGATATTGAAATTCGTATTCTATTTAAACGCAAGGAGGCGCTCAAAAATTGCATACATCTTTACAATGTGCTATTCGATAGAGTTATGAAAACTTTGAATTATGTACGTTTCGATCGTAAGCAATTTGATCCCACAGCACCGAAAATTATACCACAAGCAAAATTGGAAGTATGGCCTGGTTATGTAACCGCAATTGATGAGTACGAGGGAGGACTGATGTTGTGTTGCGATGTGTCACATCGGTTGTTATGCCAAAAAACTGTACTGGAAACATTAGTGGAGATTTATCGTTCCAATCCGAAATTATTTCAAGAAAAtgctaaaaaatatttattgggtTCTGTTGTTATAACACGCTACAATAATCGTACTTATCGCATTGATGATATTTGTTTCGAGAAGAATCCAAAAGCAACATTTCAAACAAAACAAGCTGAATTATCCTATATTGATTACTATCGTACAAGTCACAATATATTAATTAAAGATGAAACTCAACCACTTTTGATTAGCATCAAGAAACAAAAAACTGCTGATAAGCAAGCAGCTGACGACTTGGTTGTATGTTTGATACCAGAATTATGCTATTTGACTGGCTTGCGTGATGACATACGTTCTGATTATAAGTTAATGCGTGAAATTGCCACATTTACGCGAGTCTCACCAAATCAACGTTTACACGCATTGGAGAAGTTCTTCATCAATTTGAAAAAATGTCCAGAAGCTCAAAATATACTAGAAAGTTGGGGTTTAACTGTTAAGAATTCGCATGAAAGCTTGAATGGCCGCCAATTCGAAGAGGAACAAATCTTATTCGCAAAGAAACAATTTTCAGCCGGTATAAATGCTGATTTTTCCAAATATGTTTGCAACAATGAAGTGTTGGAAGTGGTGCATCTAACAAATTGGATATTAATACATTGTAAACAAGATACTCGATGCGCAAAAAATTTTTACGAACATGTCGATCGTAATTCGCGTCCATTGGGAATACGCGTCGATAAACCGCGCATGATTACATTAGAAAATGATCGCGTGGATACATTTGTAAAAGCTTTACGCACCAATATTGATGGGCAATCACAAATTGTTGTTTGTATAAGTCCAACAAATCGTGATGATCGTTATGCAGCTATCAAAAAAGTATGTTGTGCAGAAATACCCATTCCGTCACAGGTGATCAATTCGCGCACACTAATGAATGAAGCAAAAAATCGTTCAATTGTACAAAAGATTATGTTACAAATGAACTGTAAATTAGGTGGTTCATTGTGGGCTGTAAAAATACCATTTAAAAATGTTATGATTTGTGGTATTGATTCGTATCATGATGCTGCACAAAAAGGAAATTCTGTTGCCGCATTTGTTGCTTCTTTAAATTCTAATTATACCAAATGGTATAGCAAAGCTGTCATACAAGGTAAAcgtgaagaaattgtaaatggtcTATGTTCATCATTTACAGCTGCGGTGACACGTTTTCACCGTGAAAATGGTAAATTTCCGGATAATATTATTATATATCGTGATGGTGTTGGTGATGGTCAGCTGCCACTTTGTTCTGGTCACGAGATACCACAATTGGAGGCAGCATGTAAACGTGCCTTTTCGGATTATATCGTAAAAATAACTTTTATTGTTGTACAAAAACGTATAaatacacgttatttttcaacaAATGGTTCGGGTGTTGATAATCCACCACCAGGCACTGTCGTAGATCAGTGTATTACACGCGCAAAAATGTACGATTTCTTTTTGGTCTCACAAACTGTACGGCAAGGCACTGTTACTCCGTCACATTATATAGTGCTACGCGATGATGCCAAATATAGTCCAGATATCATACAAAGACTGACCTATAAATTGTGCTTTATGTATTATAATTGGCCCGGTACTATACGTATACCAGCATGTTGTCAATATGCACACAAGATGGCTTACCTAATTGGGCAGAGTATACGTAGAGCGACATCGGAGGAGCTTTCTGATAGATTATTTTACTTGTGA